A window of the Microbulbifer aggregans genome harbors these coding sequences:
- a CDS encoding dihydrolipoamide acetyltransferase family protein, with amino-acid sequence MPTEVCLVSAGAGSEGCSISEWYVADGATVREGESLYSLESDKVNIDVEAEVSGILKQLVPAGQASDPGAVVAHIYAEDEKIPASAPAPAVEEATAEINSGSGSLAGSAVSVAADYEIAVDRVRSTPAARKLAREQGVDYTAIKGSGPRGRVIKSDVMRAAAEQETRASVSVKGQPVATAASRTGTSPDPASVVTPDEVSGQKIPLTNMRRTIARRMSSSLQNTAQLTMTMEARVDELVKLRSLLLDEWQEEGIRPSYTDLIMKAVAKALAKYPMMNSQWRDDHIWVSPSVNIGMAVSVQDGLVVPVLRDVNQLTVGQVAMESKRLASYARNGTLPPDAFAGGTFTVSTLGMYGVDSFTPILNEPQVGILGVNRIYDGVEWEGDTPVKAKKMNLSLTWDHRVLDGAPAAEFLQSVVQLLENPFRLLV; translated from the coding sequence ATGCCAACAGAAGTCTGTCTCGTATCCGCTGGGGCCGGCAGCGAGGGCTGCAGTATCTCCGAATGGTACGTTGCTGATGGAGCCACGGTGCGTGAGGGCGAAAGCCTCTACTCCCTGGAGTCCGATAAGGTCAACATCGACGTGGAAGCGGAAGTGTCGGGTATCCTGAAACAGTTGGTGCCGGCGGGGCAGGCGAGTGATCCCGGCGCGGTGGTTGCCCATATTTATGCCGAAGACGAGAAAATCCCGGCGAGTGCACCGGCGCCTGCTGTTGAAGAGGCAACGGCGGAAATAAATTCAGGATCCGGATCCTTGGCAGGCAGCGCAGTTTCGGTTGCCGCCGATTATGAAATCGCGGTAGACCGGGTCCGGTCGACACCTGCCGCACGCAAGCTCGCCCGCGAGCAGGGTGTTGATTACACGGCTATCAAGGGTTCCGGTCCGCGAGGCCGGGTCATCAAGTCGGACGTTATGCGAGCGGCCGCAGAACAGGAAACGCGAGCGTCCGTATCTGTTAAAGGTCAGCCGGTCGCTACAGCAGCGTCGAGGACGGGCACATCACCTGACCCTGCATCGGTTGTGACACCGGATGAAGTGTCCGGACAAAAGATACCGCTCACCAATATGCGCCGCACCATCGCGCGACGCATGTCATCAAGCCTGCAGAATACCGCCCAGCTGACGATGACCATGGAAGCGAGGGTGGATGAACTGGTCAAGTTGCGCTCACTGTTGTTGGATGAGTGGCAGGAGGAGGGAATACGCCCTTCCTATACCGACCTGATCATGAAGGCGGTCGCCAAGGCGCTGGCGAAGTACCCGATGATGAACAGCCAGTGGCGGGATGACCACATCTGGGTTTCACCCTCGGTCAATATCGGCATGGCGGTATCGGTTCAGGACGGTCTTGTGGTGCCTGTCTTGCGAGACGTGAACCAGCTGACCGTCGGCCAGGTTGCCATGGAGTCAAAACGCCTCGCTTCCTATGCGCGCAACGGAACCCTCCCCCCGGATGCATTTGCCGGAGGCACGTTTACGGTGAGCACCCTGGGTATGTATGGAGTGGATTCCTTTACCCCCATCCTGAATGAGCCCCAGGTTGGTATCCTGGGTGTTAACCGCATCTATGATGGCGTCGAGTGGGAAGGGGATACTCCGGTGAAGGCGAAGAAAATGAATCTGTCCCTTACCTGGGATCATCGGGTTCTTGATGGCGCACCAGCGGCAGAGTTCCTGCAATCTGTTGTGCAATTGCTGGAAAACCCTTTCCGGTTGTTGGTTTAA
- a CDS encoding DUF6671 family protein, which yields MSQQKPTGLSADFAVLLTQHGKESVIGPVLAEDGLLSLRHTDAFDTDTLGTFSGEIERKLSPVDCARHKARLACELTGASIGLGSEGSFGGGPMPGLVGWDQELLVLVDLKRDLEIVASAEGPFETKEWQASDVDSLRAGLSERDPRQGWLLQADGYLAKGLLGEDALLQSAAQLFRHSGGHTVGEGAPFPWPLRIQPDLRAMVCPERQRSIHKAAVNLRDRLLSLCPDCAAPDFWPDQLDFGLPCSACGFATGCLRQRRAVCGHCGAEACYPVAEQFADPGRCQICNP from the coding sequence ATGTCACAGCAGAAACCCACCGGGCTCTCCGCAGACTTCGCGGTGCTGCTCACCCAACATGGCAAAGAGTCCGTGATCGGACCCGTCCTCGCCGAGGATGGTCTTCTCTCCCTGCGCCACACCGACGCCTTCGACACCGACACCCTTGGCACCTTTTCCGGTGAAATAGAGCGCAAGCTGAGTCCCGTCGACTGTGCCCGGCACAAGGCGCGCCTGGCCTGTGAGCTGACTGGTGCCAGCATCGGTCTCGGCAGCGAGGGCAGTTTCGGCGGTGGTCCCATGCCGGGGCTGGTGGGCTGGGACCAGGAGCTGCTGGTACTGGTGGACCTGAAGCGGGATCTGGAAATCGTGGCCAGCGCCGAGGGGCCATTCGAAACCAAAGAGTGGCAGGCCTCGGACGTCGACAGCCTGCGCGCCGGCCTTAGTGAGCGGGATCCGCGTCAGGGTTGGCTGCTGCAGGCGGACGGCTATCTGGCCAAGGGCCTCCTCGGTGAGGATGCTCTGCTGCAGTCTGCGGCGCAGTTGTTCCGGCACAGTGGTGGTCACACTGTCGGGGAGGGCGCCCCTTTCCCGTGGCCACTGCGTATCCAGCCAGACCTGCGCGCTATGGTCTGCCCGGAGCGCCAGCGATCGATCCACAAGGCGGCAGTGAACCTGCGCGACCGCCTGTTGAGTCTGTGCCCGGACTGCGCGGCGCCAGACTTCTGGCCGGATCAACTGGATTTCGGCCTGCCCTGCAGCGCCTGTGGTTTTGCCACCGGTTGCCTGCGGCAGAGGCGAGCCGTGTGTGGGCACTGTGGGGCGGAGGCGTGCTATCCGGTCGCCGAGCAATTTGCCGACCCCGGCCGCTGCCAGATCTGTAACCCCTGA
- a CDS encoding 5-(carboxyamino)imidazole ribonucleotide synthase, giving the protein MTVRRVGIVGCGQLAQMMAQEGRPLGIAFSFLAEGDENTGCVEGLGTIVHAREGSDMEALYRAMGSPEVITAEREQVSVELLRALEQFCPVYPRPDAFEKTQHRVREKTAITAAGLPVSPFVPANNYDEICAAVEKLGYPAFIKSCENGYDGKNQWRVDSDEALAAIRDEVLAQQDEQEYVVEQGVNFSREVSLIGARTADGNVVTYPLAENDHYRGTLLVSTAPAPHVDEELQRTAQEYLSTLMNEWDYVGVLAMECFVSEDGLLINELAPRVHNSGHWTLAGAETSQFENHIRAILGMPLGDTSAERPAVMINMLGVDKEPSQPNEGVWLYGKSLRPGRKMGHVILLDDSQEALAARIDTMLAELYGETRRPA; this is encoded by the coding sequence ATGACAGTCAGGCGCGTTGGAATAGTTGGTTGTGGCCAGCTGGCACAGATGATGGCCCAGGAAGGCCGCCCGCTGGGAATCGCATTCAGCTTCCTCGCCGAAGGCGACGAGAATACCGGTTGTGTCGAAGGGCTGGGTACCATCGTGCACGCCCGGGAAGGTTCCGACATGGAGGCGCTCTACCGTGCCATGGGCAGCCCGGAGGTGATCACCGCCGAGCGTGAACAGGTCTCTGTGGAACTGCTGCGGGCACTGGAACAGTTCTGCCCGGTGTACCCGCGCCCGGATGCGTTTGAAAAGACCCAGCACCGCGTGCGGGAGAAAACCGCAATCACCGCGGCAGGCCTGCCGGTCTCACCCTTCGTGCCGGCCAACAATTACGATGAGATCTGTGCCGCGGTGGAAAAACTGGGCTACCCGGCCTTTATCAAGAGTTGTGAAAACGGCTACGACGGCAAGAATCAGTGGCGCGTCGACAGTGACGAGGCGCTGGCTGCGATCCGCGACGAGGTCCTTGCGCAGCAGGACGAGCAGGAATACGTGGTTGAGCAGGGGGTGAACTTCTCCCGCGAGGTCTCCCTGATCGGTGCCCGTACCGCCGACGGCAATGTGGTGACGTACCCGCTGGCGGAGAACGATCACTACCGGGGCACGCTGCTGGTCTCTACCGCACCGGCCCCGCATGTAGACGAAGAGTTGCAGCGCACCGCACAGGAGTACCTGTCGACACTCATGAACGAGTGGGACTACGTCGGCGTACTCGCAATGGAATGTTTCGTCAGTGAGGACGGCCTGCTGATCAACGAGCTGGCGCCGCGAGTGCACAACAGTGGTCACTGGACCCTGGCCGGTGCGGAAACCAGCCAGTTTGAAAACCATATCCGTGCGATTCTCGGCATGCCGCTGGGAGATACCAGTGCCGAGCGCCCAGCCGTCATGATCAACATGCTGGGTGTCGACAAGGAACCGAGCCAGCCCAACGAGGGCGTGTGGCTGTACGGCAAGAGCCTGCGCCCCGGCCGCAAGATGGGACATGTCATCCTGCTGGACGACAGCCAGGAGGCACTCGCCGCACGTATCGACACGATGCTGGCGGAACTCTACGGTGAAACCAGGCGGCCTGCCTGA
- a CDS encoding class II aldolase/adducin family protein, with the protein MQISLDSGPSLKGRVSDAEWQLRVDLAAAYRLIAYYGWDDLIFTHLSVRIPGPEHHFLINPFGAMFDEITASSLVKINLHGEKVDDSPFPVNPAGFTIHSAIHDAREDAQCVMHTHTVEGVAVSAQSEGLLPLSQQSLFPLASLAYHDYEGIAVREDEKARLVADLGQARFMILRNHGLLTCAPTVADAFLGMFILQRACEIQVAALAGNQPLTAVPQQIIDKIQSEADRVTSSQGGLLAWPGLLRKLDRIDPSYRD; encoded by the coding sequence ATGCAGATATCTTTGGATTCAGGGCCCAGCCTGAAGGGCCGGGTCAGCGACGCGGAGTGGCAGTTACGCGTGGATCTGGCGGCCGCGTATCGGCTGATCGCCTACTACGGTTGGGACGACCTGATTTTTACCCACCTGTCCGTGCGGATTCCCGGCCCGGAGCATCACTTCCTGATCAATCCGTTTGGTGCGATGTTCGACGAAATCACCGCGTCCAGTCTGGTCAAGATCAACCTGCACGGCGAGAAAGTGGATGACAGTCCCTTCCCGGTCAACCCCGCCGGTTTCACCATTCATAGCGCCATCCATGATGCGCGGGAAGATGCGCAGTGTGTGATGCATACGCATACCGTTGAGGGCGTTGCGGTATCGGCACAGAGCGAAGGGCTTCTGCCGCTATCGCAGCAGTCACTGTTTCCGCTGGCGAGTCTCGCTTACCACGATTACGAGGGCATCGCCGTGCGTGAGGATGAAAAGGCGCGCCTGGTTGCCGATCTCGGTCAGGCTCGCTTTATGATCTTGCGTAACCACGGCCTACTCACCTGTGCACCGACAGTGGCGGACGCATTCCTCGGAATGTTCATCCTGCAGCGGGCCTGTGAGATCCAGGTGGCGGCCCTGGCCGGCAACCAGCCACTGACAGCGGTCCCCCAACAGATCATCGACAAAATCCAGAGCGAAGCGGACAGGGTCACCAGTAGCCAGGGCGGATTGCTGGCCTGGCCCGGGCTGCTGCGCAAGCTCGATCGTATCGACCCCAGTTACCGGGATTGA
- a CDS encoding alpha/beta hydrolase family esterase — protein MIIRILGLLAFFGSWQLVHAAADRLLEVDEFGSNPGNLQMFRYVPEDLPAGAPLVVVAHGCIQSAQMFADMSGWPALADRYQFALLFPQTSKANEPLGGCFRTWEPAHQERGKGEPLSVRQMVDYMLEHYDLSPERVSITGMSSGGHLANVMLAAYPDLFAAGAPMSSFPFKCATILQDLGPCSHGKKLLEGQTLGELVRSGYPGYGGRRPRVQIWHGGQDSIIFPSSQAAQVKQWTNVLGIDDAEGQRKDLAGHTHVVFGTDLARVEAVTIEGLGHAVAVDPGQGASQCGAVATYAEDVDLCAAYWIGKFFAVVP, from the coding sequence ATGATCATTCGAATTTTGGGGTTGCTTGCCTTTTTCGGTAGCTGGCAGCTAGTTCATGCTGCCGCGGACAGGCTGTTGGAGGTCGATGAGTTCGGCTCCAATCCGGGCAATCTGCAGATGTTCCGGTATGTCCCGGAGGATCTTCCCGCCGGTGCGCCACTGGTGGTGGTAGCCCACGGCTGTATCCAGAGTGCGCAAATGTTTGCCGATATGTCCGGGTGGCCGGCTCTTGCGGATCGCTATCAGTTTGCGTTGCTGTTTCCCCAGACGTCAAAAGCCAATGAGCCCCTCGGCGGCTGTTTTCGGACCTGGGAGCCGGCACATCAGGAGCGCGGAAAAGGCGAACCATTGTCGGTCAGACAAATGGTGGACTACATGCTGGAGCATTACGACCTCTCACCGGAGAGGGTCTCCATCACGGGTATGTCTTCAGGCGGGCACCTCGCGAATGTGATGTTGGCGGCTTACCCAGATCTTTTCGCCGCTGGTGCGCCGATGTCCAGCTTTCCTTTTAAGTGCGCGACGATACTTCAGGACCTCGGCCCCTGCAGTCATGGCAAAAAACTATTGGAAGGACAGACATTAGGGGAACTGGTTCGCAGTGGTTACCCCGGGTATGGCGGACGTCGACCCAGAGTGCAGATCTGGCATGGTGGTCAGGACAGCATTATTTTCCCCTCCAGCCAGGCCGCACAGGTCAAGCAGTGGACAAATGTTCTGGGTATCGATGATGCCGAGGGGCAGCGCAAAGATCTGGCCGGCCATACCCATGTTGTATTCGGCACCGATCTGGCGAGAGTGGAGGCGGTGACCATCGAAGGCCTTGGGCATGCCGTTGCCGTCGATCCCGGCCAGGGCGCCAGCCAGTGCGGTGCTGTCGCTACCTACGCGGAAGATGTTGATCTTTGTGCTGCCTATTGGATCGGCAAGTTCTTTGCCGTCGTTCCTTGA
- a CDS encoding HD domain-containing protein, protein MEDIAEKQAQFTHMENGTAEDWKAIADAFGPFARDLPARILAHLKLLEGDCGGFPVDRLTHCLQTATLAHRDGKDEEYVVCALLHDIGDTLGSFNHADVAAVILEPFVSEENHWMIKHHAIFQGYYFFHHLGMDRNLREQYRDHPYYERTIEFVSKYDAPAFDEKGETLPLEFFEPMVRRVFAKPRKSLYKKAVEAAG, encoded by the coding sequence ATGGAAGATATTGCAGAAAAACAAGCGCAGTTCACCCATATGGAAAACGGCACGGCCGAGGACTGGAAGGCGATTGCGGATGCCTTTGGACCCTTCGCGCGTGACCTGCCAGCGCGGATACTCGCACACCTGAAACTGCTCGAGGGTGACTGTGGTGGCTTCCCGGTAGACCGCCTGACTCACTGCCTGCAGACAGCCACCCTGGCCCATCGCGACGGCAAGGATGAGGAGTATGTGGTCTGCGCGCTCCTGCACGATATCGGCGATACCCTCGGCAGTTTTAACCATGCAGATGTGGCAGCGGTTATCCTCGAGCCCTTCGTCAGTGAAGAGAACCACTGGATGATCAAGCATCACGCGATTTTCCAGGGGTACTACTTCTTCCATCACCTGGGCATGGACCGCAACCTGCGCGAGCAATACCGGGATCACCCTTACTACGAGCGCACCATCGAATTTGTGTCCAAATACGATGCGCCGGCATTTGACGAGAAAGGGGAAACATTACCGCTGGAGTTTTTTGAGCCGATGGTAAGACGTGTTTTTGCCAAACCGAGGAAGTCGCTCTACAAAAAAGCAGTGGAAGCGGCCGGCTGA
- the purE gene encoding 5-(carboxyamino)imidazole ribonucleotide mutase, whose protein sequence is MKQIPFEKVTIVMGSQSDWPTMQKATQPLSELEVPFATAVVSAHRTPQRLVEFATTAHERGTKVIIAGAGGSAHLPGMIAAMTPLPVIGVPVESKFMTGMDSLLSIVQMPKGVAVATQAVGASGAFNAGLIAAQMLSLSDEELQQRLIAWRERQSAQVPFEVE, encoded by the coding sequence GTGAAACAGATTCCCTTCGAAAAAGTCACTATCGTGATGGGATCACAATCTGACTGGCCGACCATGCAGAAGGCGACCCAGCCGCTCTCCGAGCTGGAAGTGCCCTTTGCCACCGCAGTGGTTTCTGCCCACCGCACACCCCAGCGGCTGGTGGAGTTCGCCACTACGGCTCACGAGCGTGGCACCAAAGTGATCATTGCCGGTGCCGGTGGTTCCGCCCACCTGCCGGGCATGATTGCCGCCATGACCCCGCTGCCGGTCATTGGTGTACCGGTGGAGAGCAAGTTTATGACCGGGATGGACAGCCTGCTGTCCATTGTGCAGATGCCCAAGGGCGTGGCCGTTGCCACCCAGGCCGTGGGCGCCTCCGGAGCCTTCAACGCCGGCCTGATCGCCGCGCAGATGCTGTCGCTGTCCGATGAGGAACTGCAGCAGCGCCTGATCGCATGGCGCGAGCGCCAGAGCGCGCAGGTTCCGTTTGAGGTCGAGTGA
- a CDS encoding MFS transporter, whose amino-acid sequence MKYDRRVWGWAFYDWANSAFATVVLAGFFPLLFQDYWSADASAEDANLRLGWANAAASLIIALSAPFLGAIADRSGTRKRLLLLFAIGGMLATGLLAGVPQGSWFAAALLFVCGTVGFLGANLLYDALLVHVAPVERWHAISGLGFGLGYLGGGLLYLGCVIAALKPELFGFSDSTEAALAAFAVTALWWGVFSLPLLLLVPEPAPVGQSGQGSLWRQSGGQVVETLRALPRHQHLLLFLIAYWLYIDGVGTVIRMAVAYGRALEFERSHLILALLLVQFIGFPAAIAFGYLGNRIGPQRGIYIGLVIYTLVCIWGFFIRAPWEFFAIAILIGLVQGGVQALSRSCYARLIPAEQSGQFFGFYNLMGKFAALIGPPLFGLFGAWFGDARYSMLSLIILFAAGGILLSRIPPSAFK is encoded by the coding sequence ATGAAATATGACCGGCGCGTCTGGGGCTGGGCTTTTTACGACTGGGCCAACTCCGCCTTTGCCACGGTTGTGCTCGCCGGATTTTTCCCGTTGCTGTTCCAGGATTATTGGAGCGCTGACGCCAGTGCCGAGGACGCCAACCTGCGGCTCGGCTGGGCCAATGCCGCAGCCTCGCTGATCATCGCCCTCTCCGCCCCCTTCCTAGGCGCCATTGCCGATCGCTCGGGCACACGCAAGCGTTTACTGTTGCTGTTTGCCATCGGCGGCATGCTCGCTACCGGGCTTCTGGCCGGGGTACCGCAGGGCAGCTGGTTTGCGGCCGCTCTGCTGTTTGTCTGCGGTACCGTCGGCTTTCTCGGTGCCAATCTGCTCTACGACGCCCTCCTGGTTCACGTGGCCCCGGTGGAGCGCTGGCACGCAATTTCCGGTCTCGGCTTCGGGCTCGGCTACCTCGGCGGCGGGCTCCTGTACCTGGGGTGTGTGATCGCCGCATTGAAGCCGGAGCTGTTCGGCTTTAGTGACAGCACGGAGGCGGCGCTGGCTGCTTTTGCCGTTACCGCCCTGTGGTGGGGAGTTTTTTCACTGCCACTGTTGTTACTGGTTCCCGAACCCGCGCCGGTAGGCCAATCCGGACAGGGCTCGCTGTGGCGACAGAGTGGCGGACAGGTAGTGGAAACCCTGCGCGCCCTGCCCCGGCATCAGCATCTCCTGCTTTTCCTGATTGCGTACTGGCTCTATATCGACGGTGTGGGGACGGTAATCCGGATGGCTGTGGCCTACGGTCGGGCGCTCGAGTTTGAGCGCTCGCACCTCATTCTGGCGTTATTGCTGGTGCAGTTTATCGGCTTTCCCGCGGCTATCGCCTTCGGCTATCTCGGCAACCGAATCGGTCCACAACGCGGCATCTATATCGGCCTCGTCATCTACACACTGGTGTGTATCTGGGGTTTTTTCATTCGCGCCCCGTGGGAGTTTTTTGCCATCGCCATATTGATCGGGCTGGTCCAGGGGGGCGTACAGGCCCTGAGCAGATCCTGCTATGCACGACTGATTCCGGCAGAACAGAGCGGCCAGTTCTTCGGCTTCTACAACCTGATGGGAAAGTTTGCCGCACTGATTGGCCCGCCGCTGTTCGGGCTATTCGGAGCCTGGTTTGGCGACGCGCGCTACTCCATGCTGTCGCTCATTATCCTGTTCGCGGCTGGGGGAATACTGTTATCCCGCATTCCCCCGTCGGCCTTTAAATAA
- a CDS encoding Crp/Fnr family transcriptional regulator, giving the protein MIEPLQILRTCPLLSGLPDDALRELVPLARSQRYGAEEAIYPPGAMQSQLSIVAEGRVRICSSNADGREATLAILDTGAWFGDTVFSPDAPRVFGATAHDDCLILDIPGEALRAILQRYPEGYPVALDLVSRRLWSVMSILQDDVLRGTEARIGRRLLFLAQMHNNSTGEDGATSFRLTRELIANMMGMTRQGVHRVLKNIEAQGLVEFAYGRVCIPDPVRLQAYIETLD; this is encoded by the coding sequence ATGATTGAACCCCTACAGATCCTTCGCACATGCCCGCTGCTCAGCGGATTGCCAGATGACGCGCTGCGTGAACTGGTACCCCTGGCGCGCAGTCAGCGCTATGGCGCCGAGGAGGCCATCTACCCGCCGGGCGCGATGCAGAGCCAGCTATCCATCGTGGCAGAGGGAAGGGTGCGGATCTGCTCCAGCAACGCCGATGGACGGGAAGCGACCCTGGCGATTCTGGACACCGGAGCCTGGTTTGGTGACACCGTCTTCTCGCCGGATGCTCCCAGGGTGTTCGGCGCCACGGCCCATGACGACTGCCTGATCCTCGATATTCCCGGTGAAGCCCTGCGCGCAATATTGCAACGATATCCGGAAGGCTATCCGGTGGCGCTGGATCTGGTGAGCCGCAGGCTCTGGTCGGTCATGTCGATTCTTCAGGACGATGTGTTGCGCGGCACTGAGGCACGCATCGGTCGCAGGCTCTTGTTTCTCGCCCAGATGCATAACAACAGTACTGGGGAAGATGGCGCCACAAGTTTCCGCCTTACCCGCGAACTGATCGCCAATATGATGGGGATGACCCGGCAGGGAGTGCACCGGGTACTGAAAAACATCGAAGCCCAGGGCCTGGTCGAATTCGCATACGGCCGGGTGTGCATTCCGGATCCCGTACGGCTACAGGCCTATATCGAGACTCTGGATTAA